One genomic window of Hyperolius riggenbachi isolate aHypRig1 chromosome 7, aHypRig1.pri, whole genome shotgun sequence includes the following:
- the LOC137526053 gene encoding taste receptor type 2 member 40-like, with amino-acid sequence MESATSLLQTIITILQAVVAISLNAFIVCFSFKNLKTRLTYNPTNVIYFTMGLVNIFMELVLSTESLIYLYWPALYDMMEILLTLIVLSMTVMYSSFWLTGWLCAYFCVTISNFTNRLIVGIKQFLSTFLPHVLLLSVTGSFFMSILLFWMADMEFPTQFPKNNTSASFVSPTVLLSPVYRVMVTLLGCGLPFILALGSTGVTVFSLITHIIRMKNNVSGYTRPNLHAHINATRTMVLLFTFSVIFYIIESLFLANIKGIAFNLLIIISYFVIMSFPTAEAFIIIQAIPKLRKMILGTFCPVEGVINEIKDPI; translated from the coding sequence ATGGAGTCAGCTACCAGTCTTCTGCAGACCATCATCACCATCTTGCAGGCAGTGGTGGCCATTAGCTTAAATGCTTTCATTGTATGTTTTAgctttaaaaacctaaaaacCAGACTAACGTATAATCCCACCAATGTGATCTACTTCACTATGGGACTGGTGAACATCTTCATGGAGCTGGTCTTATCCACAGAGTCTTTGATTTATCTCTATTGGCCTGCTTTATATGACATGATGGAAATACTTTTAACTTTAATTGTACTAAGTATGACCGTAATGTACAGCAGCTTTTGGCTCACTGGCTGGCTCTGTGCCTATTTTTGTGTTACCATTTCCAACTTCACCAATCGACTCATAGTTGGGATAAAGCAGTTCCTCTCCACTTTTCTCCCACATGTTCTTCTCTTATCAGTCACAGGGTCATTTTTTATGAGCATCTTACTGTTCTGGATGGCTGATATGGAATTTCCAACACAGTTTCCAAAAAATAACACTTCAGCATCCTTTGTTAGCCCAACAGTTCTCTTAAGTCCAGTATACAGAGTGATGGTCACTCTTCTGGGATGCGGTCTACCCTTCATTCTTGCTCTTGGGTCCACTGGAGTCACTGTTTTCTCTCTTATAACACATATAATCAGAATGAAGAACAATGTATCTGGATACACTCGACCTAATCTCCATGCCCACATTAATGCAACTAGAACTATGGTTCTGCTCTTCACATTCTCTGTCATTTTCTATATCATTGAGTCTCTCTTCTTGGCAAACATCAAAGGCATTGCATTCAATCTACTAATCATTATCAGCTATTTTGTTATCATGTCTTTTCCAACAGCTGAAGCCTTCATCATTATCCAGGCTATTcccaagctgaggaagatgattcTGGGCACATTCTGTCCTGTGGAAGGTGTCATCAATGAAATAAAAGATCCTATCTAA